A genomic window from Vicia villosa cultivar HV-30 ecotype Madison, WI unplaced genomic scaffold, Vvil1.0 ctg.001716F_1_1, whole genome shotgun sequence includes:
- the LOC131636410 gene encoding long-chain-alcohol oxidase FAO4A-like: protein MRNKNKSSMEINRESISRNEAKVHTVVELGGFEFDTQSSEKQQKKPLRNSLSPRQMKSLVALCDTLLPSIIDRNVVASSDESVNNFYRTSASMAGTPEHLGVLVSEKLEHPSTWLFMLSLWLLSTWFGTLIYCGAACLSTKFPFFHSYPHLSPEKREKILQGWSQSYFGLLRMLFRTIKLLTLFVFFTQIDEEENNLSWKAIGYSGPEPEFKAQKKKKNVLHKTSKTEENCDNDKDDEVFGPLYKGLVHMNYPRHIITDSLGRVGFPVSVAPPENKASTVSSPSLVIQCDAVVVGSGSGGGVIAGVLAKSGYKVLVLEKGNYFARNNLSLLEGQAMEQMYLSNGLVATDDMSVLILAGSTVGGGSAVNWSASIKTPPHVCMEWCHRHELELFESRLYKEALDVVCEKMGVQSDIQEEGFNNAVLRKGCHEMGYPVNTIPRNAPPDHYCGWCCLGCKDGKKKGTLETWLVDVVKSGNGAILPSCEAIQILHGEKKGRDRKRAKGVAFEIDYNGKKEICVVESKVTIVACGALRTPPLLKRSGLRNENIGRNLRLHPVTMAWGYFPDSPSSPELWPEEHKKSYEGGIMTAMSTVVADIERTGYGAVIQTPSLHPGLFSLLMPWSSGLDIKDRMRKFSRTAHVFALARDQGSGTVDSSNCISYKIKDVDRDNLNKGIEKVLRILAAAGAEEIGTHNNKGRSLNVKKVSYNEFEKFVKEESSRPLTDLSTPICSAHQMGSCRMGVNPKESVVNQMGETWEVEGLYLADSSVFPTALGVNPMVTVQAIAYCTAQHVLQVLKRKK, encoded by the exons ATGAGAAACAAAAACAAGTCAAGTATGGAAATCAATAGAGAGAGTATTAGCAGAAATGAAGCAAAAGTTCACACTGTTGTTGAGCTTGGTGGGTTTGAGTTTGACACACAGAGTAGTGAAAAACAACAGAAGAAACCTCTTAGAAACTCACTTTCTCCAAGACAAATGAAGTCACTTGTAGCGCTTTGTGATACTCTCTTGCCTTCAATCATTGACAGAAACGTTGTTGCTTCCTCTGATGAATCTGTCAACAATTTCTACAGAACTTCAGCTTCCATGGCTGGCACACCAGAACAT CTAGGAGTTTTGGTGAGTGAGAAACTGGAACACCCAAGTACATGGCTATTCATGTTATCCTTATGGCTACTATCAACATGGTTTGGCACATTGATATACTGTGGTGCTGCATGTCTCTCTACCAAATTCCCATTTTTCCATAGCTACCCTCACTTGTCGCCGGAGAAGCGCGAAAAAATACTGCAGGGTTGGTCTCAAAGTTACTTTGGTCTACTTAGGATGCTTTTCAGAACCATTAAGCTTCTCACTCTCTTTGTATTTTTTACTCAG AtagatgaagaagaaaacaaCCTATCATGGAAGGCAATTGGATATAGTGGTCCTGAACCAGAGTTTAAAgcgcagaagaagaagaaaaacgttTTACATAAAACATCGAAAACAGAAGAAAATTGTGATAATGATAAAGATGACGAGGTTTTTGGACCTCTTTACAAAGGACTTGTCCATATGAACTACCCGCGTCACATTATTACAGATTCTCTAGGACGAGTTGGATTCCCTGTATCCGTCGCTCCTCCAGAGAATAAAGCTTCTACTGTCTCATCTCCTTCTCTAGTTATTCAATGTGATGCGGTAGTTGTTGGTTCTGGCTCAGGAGGTGGGGTGATAGCTGGAGTACTGGCAAAAAGTGGTTACAAAGTGTTGGTATTGGAGAAAGGAAACTATTTCGCTCGGAACAATCTTTCCCTTCTTGAAGGACAAGCCATGGAACAAATGTACCTCTCGAATGGTTTGGTAGCAACGGACGATATGTCTGTCCTTATACTAGCAGGTTCGACAGTTGGTGGAGGGTCTGCAGTTAACTGGTCAGCCAGCATCAAAACCCCTCCCCATGTATGCATGGAGTGGTGCCATCGCCACGAGCTAGAATTGTTTGAAAGTAGATTATACAAAGAAGCACTTGATGTCGTGTGCGAGAAAATGGGAGTCCAATCTGATATTCAAGAAGAAGGATTTAATAACGCGGTATTGAGAAAAGGGTGTCATGAAATGGGGTATCCTGTTAATACTATTCCGAGGAACGCTCCACCTGATCACTACTGTGGTTGGTGTTGCTTGGGATGCAAGGATGGAAAGAAGAAGGGTACATTAGAAACATGGCTTGTGGACGTGGTAAAATCGGGCAATGGAGCGATTCTGCCTAGTTGCGAGGCTATACAAATCTTGCACggagaaaagaaaggaagagacaGGAAAAGAGCGAAAGGAGTGGCGTTTGAAATTGACTACaatggtaaaaaagaaatatgtgtGGTGGAATCTAAGGTCACAATTGTTGCCTGTGGAGCACTCCGTACTCCACCGTTACTCAAGAGAAGTGGTTTGAGAAACGAAAACATTGGGAGAAACTTGCGTCTTCATCCAGTGACAATGGCTTGGGGCTATTTCCCGGATTCACCTTCTTCGCCCGAGTTGTGGCCGGAGGAACATAAGAAAAGCTACGAAGGAGGGATTATGACAGCAATGTCTACAGTTGTTGCAGACATTGAGAGAACCGGATACGGGGCAGTGATCCAAACGCCTTCGTTGCATCCGGGCTTATTCTCACTTCTCATGCCGTGGAGTTCTGGATTGGATATAAAAGATCGAATGCGCAAGTTTTCAAGAACAGCTCATGTTTTCGCGCTGGCAAGGGATCAAGGATCAGGAACTGTGGATTCATCTAactgcataagctataagataaaAGATGTAGACAGAGACAATTTAAACAAAGGAATTGAGAAGGTGCTGAGAATTCTGGCAGCAGCCGGGGCTGAAGAAATCGGGACACACAATAATAAGGGAAGAAGCTTAAATGTTAAGAAAGTGAGCTACAACGAATTCGAGAAATTCGTGAAGGAAGAAAGCTCAAGGCCATTAACTGACCTTTCGACGCCCATATGCTCGGCACATCAGATGGGGAGCTGTCGTATGGGCGTTAATCCGAAGGAATCGGTTGTGAACCAAATGGGGGAAACATGGGAAGTCGAGGGTCTTTATCTTGCAGATTCAAGTGTGTTTCCCACAGCTTTGGGTGTGAATCCAATGGTCACTGTTCAGGCTATTGCATATTGCACAGCACAACATGTTCTTCAAGTCCTTAAAAGGAAAAAATGA